The Meriones unguiculatus strain TT.TT164.6M chromosome 1, Bangor_MerUng_6.1, whole genome shotgun sequence genome has a segment encoding these proteins:
- the LOC110561350 gene encoding olfactory receptor 8G50, with protein sequence MAERNSSVTEFILAGLTDQPELQLPLFLIFLAIYLFTVLGNLGMIILILLSSHLHTPMYFFLSSLSFIDLCYSTVITPKMLVNFVSEKNIITYQECMTQLYFFISFVISECHMLAAMAYDRYIAICNPLLYNVTMSYQVCSWMVVGVYGMGIIGAAVHTLCMLGVVFCKANIINHYFCDLFPLMELACSSTYVNEVVLLCLSTFNIFIPTLTILGSYIFIIACILRIKSTEGRFKAFSTCSSHFSAVAVFFGSLAFMYLQPFSVNSKDKGKVSSVFYTTIVPMLNPMIYSLRNRDVKLALNKFFQKT encoded by the coding sequence ATGGCAGAAAGAAATTCCTCAGTgactgagtttatccttgctgGGTTAACAGACCAACCAGAGCTGCAGCTGCCCCTATTCCTCATCTTCCTTGCAATCTACCTGTTTACGGTGCTGGGCAACCTGGGCATGATCATCCTGATCCTGCTCAGCTCCCACCTGCAcacccccatgtacttcttcctcagcAGTCTGTCCTTCATTGACCTCTGTTATTCCACTGTCATTACTCCGAAGATGCTGGTGAACTTTGTGTCAGAGAAGAACATCATCACTTATCAGGAATGTATGACTCAGctctatttcttcatttcttttgttaTATCAGAGTGTCACATGCTGGCTGCAATGGCATATGACCGCTACATTGCGATTTGTAATCCCTTGCTCTACAATGTCACCATGTCTTACCAAGTCTGTTCCTGGATGGTAGTTGGCGTGTATGGCATGGGCATCATCGGTGCAGCAGTTCATACTCTCTGCATGCTAGGAGTGGTTTTCTGTAAGGCTAATATAATAAACCATTACTTCTGTGATCTTTTTCCATTGATGGAGCTTGCCTGCTCCAGTACTTATGTCAATGAGGTAGTACTCCTATGCCTTAGtactttcaatatttttattccaACCCTGACCATCCTGGGTTCTTACATCTTCATAATTGCTTGCATCCTCCGTATCAAATCCACCGAGGGAAGATTCAAAGCCTTCAGCACCTGTAGCTCCCACTTCTCTGCCGTTGCTGTCTTCTTTGGTTCCCTGGCATTCATGTACCTACAGCCCTTCTCAGTCAACTCCAAAGACAAAGGCAAAGTGTCCTCTGTGTTTTATACCACTATTGTGCCCATGTTGAATCCCATGATCTATAGCCTAAGGAATAGGGATGTCAAACTTGCTCTAAATAAGTTTTTTCAAAAAACATAA